A region of Arabidopsis thaliana chromosome 5, partial sequence DNA encodes the following proteins:
- the RAPTOR2 gene encoding regulatory-associated protein of TOR 2 (RAPTOR2) produces MALGDLMVSRLSQSSVTVVTNHLYDDDDNCASSAHDDSRVSIIASPRVASSSYENLSAATSMAYLPQTLVLCDLRHDDASDIVQPPRWRLKERMKTGCVALVMCLHITVDPPDVIKISPCARLECWIDPFSMFPPRRALEAIGQNLSIQYERWLARARYKVELDPTKDDVRKLCLSCRKYAKTERVLFHYNGHGVPKPTPNGEIWVYNKNFTQYIPLPVSELDSWLKTPTIYVFDCSAARVILNAFAEGESSGPPKDCILLAACDVHETLPQSVEFPADVFTSCLTTPINIALKWFCRRSLLKEFIDESLIDRIPGRQNDRKTLLGELNWIFTAVTDTIAWNVLPRELFQRLFRQDLLVASLFRNFLLAERIMRSGNCTPISHPMLPPTHQHHMWDAWDMAAEICLSQLPQFFLDPNTEFQPSSFFTEQLTAFEVWLDHGSEHKKPPEQLPIVLQVLLSQCHRYRALVLLGRFLDMGPWAVDLALSVGIYPCVVKLLQTTTIELRQILVFIWTKILALDKSCQVDLVKDRGHIYFIRFLDSSDAFPEQRAMAAFILAVIVDGYKRGQESCLEANLIAVCLGHLEATQLCDPPPEPLFLQWLCLCLGKLWEDYLEAQIMGREANASEKLIPLLSEAQPEVRAAAVFALGTLLDVGFDSGKGVCDEEFDDDENIVEDIIIKSLLDVVSDGSPLVRTEVAVALARFAFGHKQHLKSVADSYWKPQNSLRTSLPSMAKFHDSGTSIVASSDMGSLTRASPDSQPVAREGRISSSLQEPFSGLMQGSPLADDSSLHSDVGIIHDGVSNGVVHQPRPLDNAIYSQSVLAMFTLAKDPSPRIASLGRRVLSVIGIEQIVAKPSKSNGRPGEAASASHTPLAGLVRSSSWFDMHTGHLPLTFRTPPVSPPQTSYLTGLRRVCSLELRPHLLGSPDSGLADPILGVSGSERSLLPQSTIYNWSCGHFSKPLLGGADANEEIAAQREEKKKFSLEHIAKCQHSSISGLSNIPIANWDTKFETGTKTALLHPFSPIVVAADENERIRVWNYEEATLLNGFDNNDFPDKGISNLCLVNELDDSLLLVASCDGSVRIWKDYATKGRQKLVTGFSSIQGQKPGASGLNAVVDWQQQSGYLYVSGESLSIMVWDLDKEQLVKSMPFESGCSVTALSASQVHGSQLAAGFADGSVRLYDVRTPDFLVCATRPHQRVEKVVGLSFQPGLDPAKIVSASQAGDIQFLDLRRPKETYLTIDAHRGSLTALGVHRHAPIIASGSAKQLIKVFSLKGEQLGIIKYHTSFMGQQIGPVSCLAFHPYQMLLAAGAAGSFVSLYTHHNTQLPR; encoded by the exons ATGGCATTAGGGGACTTGATGGTCTCCAGGCTCTCTCAATCTTCCGTTACTGTTGTCACCAATCACCTCTACGACGACGACGACAACTGCGCCTCCTCCGCTCACGATGATTCCCGTGTGTCCATCATCGCCTCTCCCAGAGTCGCAAGTAGCAGCTATGAGAACCTCTCCGCCGCCACAAGCATGGCATACTTGCCTCAGACTCTTGTGCTCTGTGACCTTAGACACGACGACGCATCCGACATCGTCCAACCCCCAAGATGGCGCCTTAAAGAGCGA ATGAAAACAGGATGTGTTGCTCTAGTTATGTGTTTGCACATTACTGTTGATCCCCCTGATGTTATTAAGATTTCTCCCTGCGCAAGACTCGAATGCTGGATAG ATCCTTTTTCTATGTTTCCCCCAAGAAGAGCTCTTGAGGCTATTGGCCAAAACTTGAGCATTCAGTACGAGAGATGGCTGGCTCGG gcTCGATATAAAGTCGAATTGGATCCTACAAAGGACGATGTCAGGAAGCTCTGCTTGTCTTGCCGGAAATATGCAAAGACTGAGAGAGTTTTGTTTCACTATAACGGGCATGGTGTCCCTAAACCTACACCTAATGGTGAAATCTGGGTTTACAATAAG AATTTTACGCAGTACATTCCCTTGCCAGTCAGCGAGCTTGATTCCTGGTTGAAAACACCCACCATTTACGTTTTTGACTGCTCTGCTGCTAGGGTGATCCTCAATGCCTTCGCCGAG GGGGAATCTTCTGGACCCCCGAAGGACTGTATTCTACTGGCTGCTTGTGATGTACATGAGACACTTCCTCAGAGTGTTGAATTTCCAGCTGACGTTTTTACTTCTTGCCTCACAACACCTATTAATATCGCATTGAAATG GTTCTGCAGACGTTCTCTTCTGAAAGAATTTATAGATGAATCACTTATTGATAGAATTCCCGGTCGCCAAAATGACCGTAAAACATTGTTAGGAGAGTTGAACTGGATCTTCACTGCAGTCACAGACACCATTGCCTGGAATGTGCTTCCACGCG AACTTTTCCAGAGATTATTCAGACAGGACTTGTTGGTTGCTAGCCTTTTCCGAAATTTCTTACTAGCTGAGAGGATAATGCGGTCCGGAAATTGTACCCCAATATCACATCCTATGCTACCTCCTACGCATCAGCATCATATGTG GGATGCATGGGACATGGCTGCTGAAATCTGCCTTTCTCAGCTTCCTCAATTTTTTCTGGACCCAAATACGGAGtttcag CCAAGTTCATTTTTCACTGAGCAACTGACAGCTTTTGAGGTCTGGCTGGATCATGGATCTGAGCATAAGAAGCCACCAGAGCAGTTACCTATTGTTCTTCAG GTCTTACTTAGCCAGTGCCATCGGTATCGTGCTCTGGTGCTTCTTGGAAGATTTCTTGATATGGGTCCTTGGGCTGTCGATTTG GCCTTATCTGTTGGAATATATCCTTGCGTAGTGAAGCTGCTGCAAACAACAACTATTGAGCTACGGCAGATTCTTGTTTTCATATGGACAAAGATCCTAGCACTTGATAAG tccTGTCAAGTTGATCTTGTGAAGGACCGGGGCCACATATATTTCATTCGATTTTTAGATAGTTCTGATGCATTCCCAGAACAACGTGCTATGGCTGCGTTTATTTTGGCTGTTATTGTCGATGGCTACAAACGAGGCCAAGAATCATGTCTTGAAGCTAATTTAATTGCTGTTTGTCTGGGGCACCTCGAAGCAACCCAACTATGTGATCCACCGCCAGAACCATTGTTTCTACAATGGCTTTGTCTTTGTCTTGGAAAGTTGTGGGAGGACTATTTGGAGGCCCAGATAATGGGTAGGGAGGCAAATGCTTCTGAGAAGTTGATACCTCTGCTTTCCGAGGCCCAACCAGAG GTCAGGGCTGCTGCTGTTTTTGCCTTGGGTACCTTACTTGATGTTGGGTTTGACTCTGGTAAAGGTGTTTGTgatgaagaatttgatgatgatgaaaatataGTTGAAGATATTATCATAAAAAGTCTCTTAGATGTAGTTTCAGATGGGAGCCCGCTTGTCCGAACAGAGGTTGCTGTAG CTCTCGCACGGTTTGCTTTTGGACACAAACAACATCTAAAGTCAGTTGCAGATTCATACTGGAAGCCCCAAAATTCTCTGCGAACTTCTCTCCCTTCAATGGCCAAGTTTCATGACTCTGGGACTTCAATAGTTGCTTCTTCAGACATGGGTTCTCTGACTAGAGCTAGCCCTGATAGCCAACCAGTGGCTCGTGAAGGAAGGATCTCAAGCAGCCTCCAAGAACCTTTTTCCGGGCTAATGCAAGGATCTCCATTAGCTGATGACTCCTCCTTGCATTCTGATGTTGGAATCATCCATGATGGTGTCAGCAATGGAGTTGTCCATCAGCCAAGACCGCTGGATAATGCTATCTATTCGCAGAGTGTTCTAGCTATGTTTACCTTAGCTAAAGATCCATCTCCACGTATTGCAAGCCTTGGGCGGCGTGTGCTTTCTGTTATTGGGATTGAACAAATTGTTGCGAAACCCTCCAAGTCCAATGGCCGACCAGGTGAAGCAGCATCAGCATCTCACACTCCTCTGGCTGGCCTAGTTCGCTCATCCTCTTGGTTTGACATGCATACAG GCCACCTACCGTTAACATTTAGGACTCCTCCGGTAAGCCCTCCGCAAACAAGCTATTTAACTGGACTGAGGAGAGTTTGTTCGCTAGAGCTCCGACCTCATCTGCTGGGTTCTCCCGACTCTGGATTGGCTGATCCGATTTTAGGTGTAAGCGGGTCTGAACGGAGTTTGCTTCCACAATCAACTATCTACAACTGGAGCTGTGGTCACTTTTCCAAACCTCTTCTTGGCGGAGCAGATGCTAATGAAGAGATAGCAGcccaaagagaagaaaaaaaaaagttttcgCTGGAGCATATTGCAAAATGCCAGCATTCAT CAATAAGCGGGCTCAGCAATATTCCGATTGCTAATTGGGATACAAAGTTTGAAACGGGAACAAAGACGGCCCTCCTTCACCCTTTTTCTCCTATTGTAGTTGCTGCCGATGAGAATGAACGGATTAG GGTGTGGAATTACGAGGAAGCAACTCTTCTTAATGGCTTTGACAATAACGATTTTCCTGACAAAGGAATTTCAAATCTCTGCCTTGTCAATGAACTTGATGACTCTCTGCTACTTGTTGCCTCTT GCGATGGATCAGTCCGTATATGGAAAGACTACGCAACAAAGGGTAGACAAAAACTTGTCACAGGGTTTTCGTCAATCCAAGGTCAGAAGCCTGGTGCAAGTGGCCTGAACGCTGTCGTGGACTGGCAACAACAGTCAGGTTACCTG TATGTTTCTGGGGAATCGTTATCAATCATGGTTTGGGACCTGGATAAAGAACAGCTCGTCAAATCTATGCCCTTTGAATCCGGGTGCAGCGTCACAGCCCTT TCGGCTTCTCAAGTGCATGGGAGTCAACTTGCTGCTGGTTTTGCGGATGGATCTGTAAGACTCTACGACGTTCGCACACCTGACTT TCTTGTGTGCGCCACTCGGCCTCATCAGCGAGTAGAAAAAGTAGTTGGACTCAGCTTTCAGCCTGGACTCGATCCAGCAAAG ATTGTGAGCGCATCACAAGCAGGTGACATTCAGTTTCTGGATCTGAGAAGACCAAAGGAGACATACCTGACTATAGACGCGCATAGAGGATCACTGACAGCATTGGGTGTTCATAGACATGCTCCAATCATAGCGAGCGGGTCAGCAAAACAGCTAATAAAAGTGTTCAGCCTTAAAGGAGAGCAACTTGGGATCATAAAGTACCACACTTCCTTCATGGGCCAACAGATTGGCCCAGTCAGTTGCCTCGCCTTTCACCCTTACCAGATGTTGTTAGCCGCAGGGGCTGCTGGCTCCTTCGTCTCCTTATACACCCACCACAACACACAATTACCAAGATAG
- the RAPTOR2 gene encoding regulatory-associated protein of TOR 2 (RAPTOR2), which translates to MALGDLMVSRLSQSSVTVVTNHLYDDDDNCASSAHDDSRVSIIASPRVASSSYENLSAATSMAYLPQTLVLCDLRHDDASDIVQPPRWRLKERMKTGCVALVMCLHITVDPPDVIKISPCARLECWIDPFSMFPPRRALEAIGQNLSIQYERWLARARYKVELDPTKDDVRKLCLSCRKYAKTERVLFHYNGHGVPKPTPNGEIWVYNKNFTQYIPLPVSELDSWLKTPTIYVFDCSAARVILNAFAELHEGESSGPPKDCILLAACDVHETLPQSVEFPADVFTSCLTTPINIALKWFCRRSLLKEFIDESLIDRIPGRQNDRKTLLGELNWIFTAVTDTIAWNVLPRELFQRLFRQDLLVASLFRNFLLAERIMRSGNCTPISHPMLPPTHQHHMWDAWDMAAEICLSQLPQFFLDPNTEFQPSSFFTEQLTAFEVWLDHGSEHKKPPEQLPIVLQVLLSQCHRYRALVLLGRFLDMGPWAVDLALSVGIYPCVVKLLQTTTIELRQILVFIWTKILALDKSCQVDLVKDRGHIYFIRFLDSSDAFPEQRAMAAFILAVIVDGYKRGQESCLEANLIAVCLGHLEATQLCDPPPEPLFLQWLCLCLGKLWEDYLEAQIMGREANASEKLIPLLSEAQPEVRAAAVFALGTLLDVGFDSGKGVCDEEFDDDENIVEDIIIKSLLDVVSDGSPLVRTEVAVALARFAFGHKQHLKSVADSYWKPQNSLRTSLPSMAKFHDSGTSIVASSDMGSLTRASPDSQPVAREGRISSSLQEPFSGLMQGSPLADDSSLHSDVGIIHDGVSNGVVHQPRPLDNAIYSQSVLAMFTLAKDPSPRIASLGRRVLSVIGIEQIVAKPSKSNGRPGEAASASHTPLAGLVRSSSWFDMHTGHLPLTFRTPPVSPPQTSYLTGLRRVCSLELRPHLLGSPDSGLADPILGVSGSERSLLPQSTIYNWSCGHFSKPLLGGADANEEIAAQREEKKKFSLEHIAKCQHSSISGLSNIPIANWDTKFETGTKTALLHPFSPIVVAADENERIRVWNYEEATLLNGFDNNDFPDKGISNLCLVNELDDSLLLVASCDGSVRIWKDYATKGRQKLVTGFSSIQGQKPGASGLNAVVDWQQQSGYLYVSGESLSIMVWDLDKEQLVKSMPFESGCSVTALSASQVHGSQLAAGFADGSVRLYDVRTPDFLVCATRPHQRVEKVVGLSFQPGLDPAKIVSASQAGDIQFLDLRRPKETYLTIDAHRGSLTALGVHRHAPIIASGSAKQLIKVFSLKGEQLGIIKYHTSFMGQQIGPVSCLAFHPYQMLLAAGAAGSFVSLYTHHNTQLPR; encoded by the exons ATGGCATTAGGGGACTTGATGGTCTCCAGGCTCTCTCAATCTTCCGTTACTGTTGTCACCAATCACCTCTACGACGACGACGACAACTGCGCCTCCTCCGCTCACGATGATTCCCGTGTGTCCATCATCGCCTCTCCCAGAGTCGCAAGTAGCAGCTATGAGAACCTCTCCGCCGCCACAAGCATGGCATACTTGCCTCAGACTCTTGTGCTCTGTGACCTTAGACACGACGACGCATCCGACATCGTCCAACCCCCAAGATGGCGCCTTAAAGAGCGA ATGAAAACAGGATGTGTTGCTCTAGTTATGTGTTTGCACATTACTGTTGATCCCCCTGATGTTATTAAGATTTCTCCCTGCGCAAGACTCGAATGCTGGATAG ATCCTTTTTCTATGTTTCCCCCAAGAAGAGCTCTTGAGGCTATTGGCCAAAACTTGAGCATTCAGTACGAGAGATGGCTGGCTCGG gcTCGATATAAAGTCGAATTGGATCCTACAAAGGACGATGTCAGGAAGCTCTGCTTGTCTTGCCGGAAATATGCAAAGACTGAGAGAGTTTTGTTTCACTATAACGGGCATGGTGTCCCTAAACCTACACCTAATGGTGAAATCTGGGTTTACAATAAG AATTTTACGCAGTACATTCCCTTGCCAGTCAGCGAGCTTGATTCCTGGTTGAAAACACCCACCATTTACGTTTTTGACTGCTCTGCTGCTAGGGTGATCCTCAATGCCTTCGCCGAG CTTCACGAGGGGGAATCTTCTGGACCCCCGAAGGACTGTATTCTACTGGCTGCTTGTGATGTACATGAGACACTTCCTCAGAGTGTTGAATTTCCAGCTGACGTTTTTACTTCTTGCCTCACAACACCTATTAATATCGCATTGAAATG GTTCTGCAGACGTTCTCTTCTGAAAGAATTTATAGATGAATCACTTATTGATAGAATTCCCGGTCGCCAAAATGACCGTAAAACATTGTTAGGAGAGTTGAACTGGATCTTCACTGCAGTCACAGACACCATTGCCTGGAATGTGCTTCCACGCG AACTTTTCCAGAGATTATTCAGACAGGACTTGTTGGTTGCTAGCCTTTTCCGAAATTTCTTACTAGCTGAGAGGATAATGCGGTCCGGAAATTGTACCCCAATATCACATCCTATGCTACCTCCTACGCATCAGCATCATATGTG GGATGCATGGGACATGGCTGCTGAAATCTGCCTTTCTCAGCTTCCTCAATTTTTTCTGGACCCAAATACGGAGtttcag CCAAGTTCATTTTTCACTGAGCAACTGACAGCTTTTGAGGTCTGGCTGGATCATGGATCTGAGCATAAGAAGCCACCAGAGCAGTTACCTATTGTTCTTCAG GTCTTACTTAGCCAGTGCCATCGGTATCGTGCTCTGGTGCTTCTTGGAAGATTTCTTGATATGGGTCCTTGGGCTGTCGATTTG GCCTTATCTGTTGGAATATATCCTTGCGTAGTGAAGCTGCTGCAAACAACAACTATTGAGCTACGGCAGATTCTTGTTTTCATATGGACAAAGATCCTAGCACTTGATAAG tccTGTCAAGTTGATCTTGTGAAGGACCGGGGCCACATATATTTCATTCGATTTTTAGATAGTTCTGATGCATTCCCAGAACAACGTGCTATGGCTGCGTTTATTTTGGCTGTTATTGTCGATGGCTACAAACGAGGCCAAGAATCATGTCTTGAAGCTAATTTAATTGCTGTTTGTCTGGGGCACCTCGAAGCAACCCAACTATGTGATCCACCGCCAGAACCATTGTTTCTACAATGGCTTTGTCTTTGTCTTGGAAAGTTGTGGGAGGACTATTTGGAGGCCCAGATAATGGGTAGGGAGGCAAATGCTTCTGAGAAGTTGATACCTCTGCTTTCCGAGGCCCAACCAGAG GTCAGGGCTGCTGCTGTTTTTGCCTTGGGTACCTTACTTGATGTTGGGTTTGACTCTGGTAAAGGTGTTTGTgatgaagaatttgatgatgatgaaaatataGTTGAAGATATTATCATAAAAAGTCTCTTAGATGTAGTTTCAGATGGGAGCCCGCTTGTCCGAACAGAGGTTGCTGTAG CTCTCGCACGGTTTGCTTTTGGACACAAACAACATCTAAAGTCAGTTGCAGATTCATACTGGAAGCCCCAAAATTCTCTGCGAACTTCTCTCCCTTCAATGGCCAAGTTTCATGACTCTGGGACTTCAATAGTTGCTTCTTCAGACATGGGTTCTCTGACTAGAGCTAGCCCTGATAGCCAACCAGTGGCTCGTGAAGGAAGGATCTCAAGCAGCCTCCAAGAACCTTTTTCCGGGCTAATGCAAGGATCTCCATTAGCTGATGACTCCTCCTTGCATTCTGATGTTGGAATCATCCATGATGGTGTCAGCAATGGAGTTGTCCATCAGCCAAGACCGCTGGATAATGCTATCTATTCGCAGAGTGTTCTAGCTATGTTTACCTTAGCTAAAGATCCATCTCCACGTATTGCAAGCCTTGGGCGGCGTGTGCTTTCTGTTATTGGGATTGAACAAATTGTTGCGAAACCCTCCAAGTCCAATGGCCGACCAGGTGAAGCAGCATCAGCATCTCACACTCCTCTGGCTGGCCTAGTTCGCTCATCCTCTTGGTTTGACATGCATACAG GCCACCTACCGTTAACATTTAGGACTCCTCCGGTAAGCCCTCCGCAAACAAGCTATTTAACTGGACTGAGGAGAGTTTGTTCGCTAGAGCTCCGACCTCATCTGCTGGGTTCTCCCGACTCTGGATTGGCTGATCCGATTTTAGGTGTAAGCGGGTCTGAACGGAGTTTGCTTCCACAATCAACTATCTACAACTGGAGCTGTGGTCACTTTTCCAAACCTCTTCTTGGCGGAGCAGATGCTAATGAAGAGATAGCAGcccaaagagaagaaaaaaaaaagttttcgCTGGAGCATATTGCAAAATGCCAGCATTCAT CAATAAGCGGGCTCAGCAATATTCCGATTGCTAATTGGGATACAAAGTTTGAAACGGGAACAAAGACGGCCCTCCTTCACCCTTTTTCTCCTATTGTAGTTGCTGCCGATGAGAATGAACGGATTAG GGTGTGGAATTACGAGGAAGCAACTCTTCTTAATGGCTTTGACAATAACGATTTTCCTGACAAAGGAATTTCAAATCTCTGCCTTGTCAATGAACTTGATGACTCTCTGCTACTTGTTGCCTCTT GCGATGGATCAGTCCGTATATGGAAAGACTACGCAACAAAGGGTAGACAAAAACTTGTCACAGGGTTTTCGTCAATCCAAGGTCAGAAGCCTGGTGCAAGTGGCCTGAACGCTGTCGTGGACTGGCAACAACAGTCAGGTTACCTG TATGTTTCTGGGGAATCGTTATCAATCATGGTTTGGGACCTGGATAAAGAACAGCTCGTCAAATCTATGCCCTTTGAATCCGGGTGCAGCGTCACAGCCCTT TCGGCTTCTCAAGTGCATGGGAGTCAACTTGCTGCTGGTTTTGCGGATGGATCTGTAAGACTCTACGACGTTCGCACACCTGACTT TCTTGTGTGCGCCACTCGGCCTCATCAGCGAGTAGAAAAAGTAGTTGGACTCAGCTTTCAGCCTGGACTCGATCCAGCAAAG ATTGTGAGCGCATCACAAGCAGGTGACATTCAGTTTCTGGATCTGAGAAGACCAAAGGAGACATACCTGACTATAGACGCGCATAGAGGATCACTGACAGCATTGGGTGTTCATAGACATGCTCCAATCATAGCGAGCGGGTCAGCAAAACAGCTAATAAAAGTGTTCAGCCTTAAAGGAGAGCAACTTGGGATCATAAAGTACCACACTTCCTTCATGGGCCAACAGATTGGCCCAGTCAGTTGCCTCGCCTTTCACCCTTACCAGATGTTGTTAGCCGCAGGGGCTGCTGGCTCCTTCGTCTCCTTATACACCCACCACAACACACAATTACCAAGATAG